In the genome of Pan troglodytes isolate AG18354 chromosome 15, NHGRI_mPanTro3-v2.0_pri, whole genome shotgun sequence, one region contains:
- the NKX2-8 gene encoding homeobox protein Nkx-2.8, translated as MATSGRLSFTVRSLLDLPEQDAQHLPRREPEPRAPQPDPCAAWLDSERGHYPSSDESSLETSPPDSSQRPSARPASPGSDAEKRKKRRVLFSKAQTLELERRFRQQRYLSAPEREQLASLLRLTPTQVKIWFQNHRYKLKRARAPGAAESPDLAASAELHAAPGLLRRVVVPVLVRDGQPCGGGGGGEVRTAAAQDKCGAPPAAACPLPGYPAFGPGSALGLFPAYQHLASPALVSWNW; from the exons ATGGCCACCTCTGGACGCCTGAGCTTCACCGTGCGCAGCCTTCTAGATTTACCCGAGCAGGACGCGCAACACCTGCCGAGGCGGGAGCCAGAACCACGCGCCCCCCAGCCCGACCCCTGCGCCGCCTGGCTGGATTCGGAGCGCGGCCACTACCCTT CCTCGGACGAGAGCAGCCTGGAGACCAGCCCGCCAGACTCGTCGCAGCGGCCGTCCGCTAGGCCCGCGTCTCCGGGCTCGGACGCCGAGAAAAGGAAGAAGCGGCGGGTGCTATTCTCCAAGGCGCAGACGCTGGAGTTGGAGCGGCGCTTCCGGCAGCAGCGGTACCTGTCTGCGCCCGAGCGCGAGCAGCTGGCGAGCCTGCTTCGCCTCACGCCCACGCAGGTCAAGATCTGGTTCCAGAATCATCGCTACAAGCTGAAGCGCGCTCGCGCTCCAGGGGCGGCGGAGTCGCCTGACCTGGCAGCATCCGCCGAGCTGCacgccgcgcccggcctgctgCGTCGCGTGGTGGTGCCGGTGCTTGTTCGCGACGGGCAGccgtgcggcggcggcggcggtggcgagGTGAGAACCGCCGCGGCCCAGGACAAGTGCGGCGCCCCTCCAGCCGCCGCCTGCCCTCTGCCGGGCTACCCTGCCTTCGGTCCCGGCTCGGCGCTTGGCCTCTTCCCCGCCTACCAGCACTTAGCATCCCCCGCCCTGGTCTCCTGGAACTGGTGA